A stretch of candidate division WOR-3 bacterium DNA encodes these proteins:
- the uvrB gene encoding excinuclease ABC subunit UvrB: MDERQQQFKLVAPFRPSGDQPEAIDKLCEFISSGAKYATLLGVTGSGKTYTMANVIERLNRPTIVMSHNKTLAAQLYGEFKGFFPENAVEYFVSYYDYYQPEAYVPEHDLYIEKDASINEEIERLRLRATSALVERSDVIVVASVSCIYNLGEPWEFRNSILPVEIGKDMDREHLLEELVKLQYTRNDVDLKRSTFRVRGDVVDVHPSHRDYGVRVEFEGSQIGRLTVFDIVSGDMIDRKPRMTMYPAKQFITTEQQITAAEVTIEQELAARVAEFEAQGKLLEAQRIKTRTKFDMEMMREFGYCPGIENYSRHLLSKKPGERPYTLLDYFPSDYLMVMDESHATVPQVQGMYNGDRVRKQTLVDYGFRLPSCLDNRPLRFDEFNMLLNQTVFTSATPGPYEATVSHGNVAELIVRPTGLVDPKMTIRPTKGQVDDLIAEVRNRVKQQERVLVTTLTKRMAEDLAEYLTEMGLKVRYLHSEIGAIERVEILRQLRLGEFDVLVGINLLREGLDLPEVSLVVILDADKEGFLRDERSIIQTSGRAARNVSGEVILYADNVTRSIRNSLKEIDRRRQKQIEYNAAHGIEPRSIRKSIDQVRLTTSVADAKASEEATNADSQAPNGEEEDKVALLARLQREMEQAAALLKFEEAAKLRDRLKQVRQQIDDEEWKAARKARMRKR; this comes from the coding sequence ATGGATGAAAGGCAGCAGCAGTTCAAACTTGTTGCTCCATTCCGCCCGTCAGGAGACCAGCCCGAAGCTATCGACAAGTTGTGTGAGTTCATCAGCAGTGGCGCGAAGTATGCGACGTTGCTGGGCGTCACCGGTTCGGGGAAGACGTACACGATGGCGAATGTCATTGAGCGGCTGAACCGGCCGACAATCGTCATGTCGCACAATAAGACCCTGGCCGCGCAGCTCTACGGCGAGTTCAAGGGGTTCTTCCCCGAGAACGCGGTTGAGTACTTCGTATCCTACTACGACTACTATCAGCCCGAGGCCTACGTGCCTGAACACGACCTGTACATCGAGAAGGACGCCTCGATCAACGAGGAGATTGAGCGGCTGCGGCTGCGGGCCACGTCGGCGCTGGTGGAGCGGAGCGACGTGATTGTGGTTGCCTCGGTATCCTGCATCTACAACCTGGGCGAGCCGTGGGAGTTCCGCAACTCGATCCTGCCGGTCGAAATCGGCAAGGACATGGACCGGGAGCACCTGCTCGAGGAACTGGTGAAGCTGCAGTATACGCGGAACGACGTTGACCTGAAGCGGTCGACGTTCCGCGTCCGGGGTGACGTAGTAGATGTCCACCCGTCACACCGCGACTACGGAGTGCGGGTTGAGTTCGAAGGCAGCCAGATCGGCCGGCTGACGGTGTTCGACATCGTCTCCGGTGACATGATTGACCGGAAGCCGCGGATGACGATGTACCCGGCCAAGCAGTTCATCACGACCGAGCAGCAGATTACCGCCGCCGAGGTGACGATTGAACAGGAACTCGCGGCGCGCGTGGCCGAGTTTGAGGCGCAGGGCAAGCTGCTCGAAGCCCAGCGCATCAAGACCCGGACGAAGTTCGACATGGAGATGATGCGGGAATTCGGCTACTGCCCGGGCATCGAGAACTACTCGCGCCATCTCTTGAGCAAGAAGCCGGGGGAGCGGCCGTACACGTTGCTCGACTACTTCCCGTCAGACTACCTGATGGTGATGGATGAGTCGCACGCGACCGTGCCGCAGGTGCAGGGGATGTACAATGGCGACCGGGTGCGCAAGCAGACGCTGGTTGACTATGGGTTCAGGCTGCCGTCGTGCCTGGATAACCGGCCGCTCCGGTTCGATGAGTTCAACATGCTGCTCAACCAGACGGTGTTTACTTCGGCCACGCCCGGACCCTATGAAGCAACGGTGAGCCATGGAAACGTAGCGGAGCTGATTGTCAGGCCGACCGGGCTGGTTGACCCGAAGATGACCATCAGGCCGACCAAGGGACAGGTGGATGACCTGATTGCCGAGGTCAGGAATCGGGTGAAGCAGCAGGAGCGGGTGCTCGTTACGACCCTGACCAAACGGATGGCCGAGGACCTCGCCGAGTACCTGACCGAGATGGGGCTGAAGGTGCGTTACCTCCACTCGGAGATCGGCGCCATCGAGCGGGTGGAAATCCTGCGGCAGCTACGCCTGGGCGAGTTCGACGTGCTGGTCGGCATCAACCTGTTGCGCGAGGGACTGGACCTCCCCGAGGTGTCGCTGGTCGTTATCCTCGACGCGGACAAGGAAGGATTCCTGCGGGATGAGCGGTCGATCATCCAGACCTCTGGTCGGGCCGCCCGCAACGTCAGCGGCGAGGTGATTCTCTACGCCGACAATGTGACGCGTTCCATCCGCAACTCACTGAAGGAGATCGACCGGCGACGACAGAAGCAGATTGAGTACAACGCGGCACACGGCATCGAGCCGCGTTCGATCCGGAAGTCGATCGATCAGGTCCGACTGACCACGTCCGTCGCGGATGCGAAGGCAAGCGAGGAGGCGACGAACGCCGACAGCCAAGCGCCGAACGGAGAAGAAGAGGACAAGGTTGCTCTGTTGGCGAGGCTGCAGCGGGAGATGGAGCAGGCGGCGGCGCTGCTCAAGTTCGAGGAGGCAGCGAAGCTGCGCGACCGGCTGAAGCAGGTTCGGCAGCAGATTGACGACGAGGAGTGGAAGGCGGCGCGGAAGGCGAGGATGAGGAAACGTTAG